The window GCTTTCGGGGATCGATTTCGCCGGGCGCCTTGTCCAGACCGCCAGTGGGCCTTTCGCGGGCCAGCTGAGCGCTTCGGGCAATGGGGTCGGCGGCAAGGTCGATCTTTCGGCGGACGGCGAATACCAGGCCGCGAAGTTCAACCTGCGCGCCAAGGATACGGTATTCCAGGGGCCTGCAAACCTCGCCATCGGATCGGCTATCGTTGATGGGCGTGCGGTGCTCTACGATCAGCCGCTGCTCGTCGCCGACGCGCAGGTGTCGGGCGTCAGCATGGGCGAATACAACCTGGCCGCAGGCCGCGTGCTGATCGATTACCGTGACGGAGCGGGCAGGGCGAAGGGGCTGGTCGAGGGTGTGAGCGGCATTCCCTTCCGGCTTGGCTTCAACGCCGAGATGCAGCCCGAGTTGTGGCGGGTGGCCCTGCGTGGTCGTATGCGGGGGCAGACCGTCAAGACGATCAACCCGGCCCGCATCGCCATCAAGGAGGATGGCTACGAGCTTCTGCCCAGCGCTGTCTCGATTGGCGGAGGCACCTTGCGGCTCTCGGGCGACTATGGCGCGGGCATGTCTCTCAAGGCGCGGCTCGAAGGGCTCGACGTCGCCATGGCCAATGCGTTCATGCCGGGCCTCGGCCTTGGGGGGACCGTCAATGGCAGCGTCGATTTTGCGCAGGAGAACGCGGCCTCCTTCCCACAGGCCGATGCCCGTCTGACGCTTGCGAACTTCACGCGGACCAGCTCGAGCACTGTCAGCGAGCCGGTGAACATGAACCTTGTCGGCAAGCTGCTGGCTGACGGAGCGGAAGTGCGCTCGGTCGTGCGCCGCCGGGGCAGCGTGATCGGCCGTATGGCTGCCAACCTGCGGCCGCTTCCCGCGAGCGAAGGCCCGTGGATGGCGCGGCTTCTCGAGGCGCCCCTGAGCGGTGGCATCCGTTACAACGGGCCTGCAGCGACGCTGTTTTCCTTTGCGGGCCAGCCAGGCCAGTCGCTGACGGGCTCGGTTGGTTTGGCTGCGGACTTCTCCTGCAAGCTCATGGACCCATGCCTGAAGGGCGTGGTGAAGGGCCGGGGGCTCACCTATGAGAACCAGGCTTACGGGACCCGCCTTTCGGAGATGGATCTGGAAGGCGCCTTTACCGGGGACCGCTTTGCCTTGCGCTCGCTGAATGGCAAGGCTGGCGATGGTACGATCAAGGCCAACGGCTTTGTCAGCCTGTCGGCAGCCGGCGGCTATCCGATGGATATCAAGGTCGAACTCGACGATGCACGCCTCGCCAAGAGCAGTTCGCTGTCGGCAAGTGCCAGCGGTTCGCTGCGTTTCCAGAAGAAGCCGAGCGAAACGCCGCTCCTCTCGGGTGAAATACGCCTTCCCGAGACCCGCTACCAGATCGTGATGGACAGCGTCTCCGAAGTGCCCAAGCTGACCGGCGTGCGTTTCAAGCCGCGTCGCGGTCCGGTGCGCGTGTCTGGCGACGAGGAAGCGGAAAGCATGGCGGGTGCCTTCGGCAACATCCGTCTCGATCTCCATCTTCTCGCACCTGAGAAGCTCTACGTGTCCGGCATGGGCCTGGAGTCGGAATGGTCGGCCGACTTCACCATCAATGGCACGAGCAGCGAGCCGACCATGGCCGGCAAGGTGGAGCTTGTTCGCGGCACCCTGGGCTTCGCGGGTCGCTCCTTCGATCTCAGCGAGGGTCTCATCACCTTCAATGGAGGCCGCACGATCGATCCCACGGTGGCCATCACCGCGACCGAATCGATCGAGGACGTCCAGGTGAGCGTGATTGTCTCGGGCCAGGCCTACGATCCCCAGTTCGACTTCAATTCCTCGCCCAGCCTGCCCGACGACGAAATCGTCTCGCGCATCCTGTTCGGCAGCTCAGTGGCGAACCTCTCGGCCATCCAGGCCGTCCAGCTCGCCTCCTCGCTCAACTCGCTGCGGGCCTCGGGCGGCGGTCTGAACCCGCTCGGATCGTTGCGCTCGGCGACCGGTGTCGACCGGCTGCGTATCCTGGGCGCGGATGAGGACAGCGGGCGCGGAACGGCGCTTGCTGCAGGTCAGTACCTGACCGATGACATCTACGTCGAACTCATCACCGATGCCCGCGGGTTCACCGCGACCCAGCTGGAGGTCAGCGTGACCAACTGGCTCTCGGTCCTGAGTCAGGCGGGTGGTTCGGGCGTCAACAGCGTCAACGTGCGCATCCGGAAGGATTATTGATGCCGCGGAGTGCTCTTTTCTTGCGAACTCTGGCACTGGCAGGGGCAGGCTTGCTCGCCGCCTGCCAGCAGGAGCCCGGGTTCGATGAGCGCTACGAGGACGCCACGAAGCGCATCGAAGCGAGCAGCAAGGCCATCGATGCGCAGCTGGCCCCTACGGCCGCACCTACGCGCGGCGGTGGCGCTGCGGCGGCGCCTGTCAGGTAGGCTTGAGGCAACCTGGTGTTTACCTGCCTTTGCTATCGATTGCAGAAGAAGGTCGCGCATCACGAAAGGTTTAGGAATGTACGCCGGAAATCCCGGTGATCGGCTGTCCGGTCGCCATGAGGTGCTGCTGAGCGCGCGCTGCCGCAAGTCCCCCTGGAAGGTCTTTGATGTCGAGATCGGCAATCTGGGAACTGGCGGCTGCTCGATCCTGCGGAGCCGGGAGAGCTTTGCGCAAGGCGAGGAAGTCACGTTGCGATTCGCCCATCTCAAGCCGCGCAAGGCGCGCGTACGCTGGGTGCGCGAAGGGGCCGTCGGCATCGAATTCGTGCACGCACTTGCGCCGGCAACGATAACCGATCTCAATGCCCGCTACGGACTGTCCATGGCTGTGCCACAGGATCCGGCGTGATTGTCGATGTCAGGAGAGGGGGGTGGTGGACGCACTTGGGCTCGAACCAAGGACCCGCTGATTAAGAGTCAGCTGCTCTACCAACTGAGCTATGCGTCCCCACGAGAGGGCCATCCCTGTAAGGATGGTTGGTAAGGTGGTGGTGGACGCACTTGGGCTCGAACCAAGGACCCGCTGATTAAGAGTCAGCTGCTCTACCAACTGAGCTATGCGTCCCCACGAAAGGGCCACCCCGAAGAGTGGTTGATGAAGGCTTGGTGGACGCACTTGGGCTCGAACCAAGGACCCGCTGATTAAGAGTCAGCTGCTCTACCAACTGAGCTATGCGTCCACTTTTAGCCTTCTGCCGTGAGCCGGTGTGAAGCCGTTTGGCTTCGCCGATTCGGCGGCGGAGTGGCTCCTATACAGGCTCATTCGAGGAAGGGAAGAGAAAACTTGAAATTTTTTCAGGTGAATGACGAAGGTCCACGGTTCCAGCGGTTTACGGCGAGCAGAACGCCCAGGCAGATCATGTTGGTGAGCATCGAGGTTCCGCCATGGCTCATCCACGGAAGCGGGATGCCAACGACTGGCGCCATGCCCATCACCATCATCAGATTGATGGCGACGTAGAAGAAGATCGTCGTGCTCATTCCGGCGGCCAGCAGGCTCGAGAAGCGGTCCGGAGCCTTGGCCGCCACGCGCAGCCCCCAGCCCAGGATGATCGCGAAGACCGCGATCACGAAGAGGCCGCCCACCATGCCCCATTCCTCGGCCATGGTGGCGAAGACGAAGTCGGTATGGGCCTCGGGAAGATATTGCAGGTGGCTCTGCGAACCGTTGCCAAAGCCCTTGCCGAACACGCCGCCCGATCCGATCGCAATCTTGGACTGGATGATGTGGTAGCCATCGCCTTGCGGATCAGCCTCGGGGTCGAACAGCGTCAGGACGCGCTTCCTCTGGTAGTCGTGGAGCACGAAGAAGAAGGCCGCGGGGACGATGGCGATCAGCGGAACCGTCGCGCCGAAGAACCAGCTGATCGGGAGCCCTGCGAGAAACATGATGACGACGCCGCCAAAGCAGATGGCGAGCGCTGTTCCCAGATCAGGCTGGATCAGCACGAAAACGGCGGGAATGCCAATCAGGATGCAGGCAGGCACGAGGCCGCGCCAGCTGCGGGTAAGCGGCGCGGGAAGGGTCTCGTAGAACTTGGCCAGGACGAGGACGATACCCGGCTTCATCAGCTCGGAGGGCTGGAGCGTCATGAAGCCGAGGTCCAGCCAGCGCTGGCTGCCGCTGCCGACACCGATGCCGACCGCGCCGACCAGTTCGACCAGCACGAGCAGCATCAGGATCAGGGCGTAGGTCGGATAGGCCATGATCCGGAAGAAATTGCGGCTGAACATCGAGATGACGAAGGCCATCACCAGGAACAGGCCAAAACGCAGGACATGGCTCTGTGCATAGGGGTGCAGACTGCCCCCGGCCGCCGAATAGAGCACGGCGCCGCCCAGGCCCACGAGCGCGAAGAGCGGTATGAGCACGATCCAGGGCTGGCGTGCAAAGACCGCGGGCAGGTTCATGAGGCTCATTGCGTGGACTGCCCGGCACTGGTGGTGGCGGAGGGCGCTGCGTCCGACGTATCCGGCGATGCGTTCGCGCTTGGCGATGCAACCGGCTCGGGGCGGGGGCTCTGGGCTTCGCTCATGATGGGTTGGGGCTGGCTCTGCGTGTTTTCAGCGTCGCGCACGGCTTCGGCTTCCTGTTCGGTCGAGACCTTGGGAGCCGAGACGCCGTACTGCCGAACATAGGAGCCGTAGCGCGAATCGGCGCGTTCCTGCGCGGTGCCGCCCCACTGGCTCTCATATTCGGTGAGACGCTCCATCGCGGCCTCCTTGTCCCACAGGTAGGTCATCACGTCGCGCGCGATGGGGTAGGCCGCGCCCGAGCCGCCGCCGTGCTCGATGGCAACGGCGCAGGCGTAGCGGGGCTTGTCCCAGGGCGCGAAGCAGATGAAGTGGCCGTGGTCGCGGTACTTGAAGGGGCCGGTCTTGCCGTTCGAGATGCTGAGGCTAACGACCTGGGCCGTACCCGTCTTGCCCGCGAGCAGCACGTCCTTCATGGGCAGCGCGGCGCGGTGTGCCGTGCCGGGGCCGTTGACCACGTCCGACATCGCCTTGTGGACGTAGTCGAGGTGGTCCTGCGGGATACCCAGCGATTCGGCGTGCTGCGGCTTACCGGTGTGGATCAGGCGCGGCTGCAGGTTAAGGCCGCTTGCGATGCGCGAGGCCATGACCGCCTGCTGCAGCGGGTTCACGAGGAAGTAGCCCTGGCCGATGGTGGCGTTCACCGAATCGAAGGTCTGCCACTCGCGCTCGTACTTGCGCAGCTTCCAGGCCGGGTCAGGCACCGTGCCGTAGGACTGGCCGACGACGGGCAGGTCGAACTCCTGCCCGAGGCCCAGCTTGCGCGCCATCGCGGCAATGACGTCCATGCCCATGCGCTGGACCATCGCGTAGAAATAGACGTCGCAGCTCTGGTAGATGCCCTTGGCCATGTCGACCTGGCCGTGGCCACGCCGGTTCCAGCAGTGGAACACGCGGTTGCCCACGCGCAGGCCGCCGCCGCAATAGACGGTCTCGTTCGGGTCAAGGCCGGCTTCGCGGAAGGCGAGGCTGACCATTGGCTTGACGGTGGAGCCGGGCGGGTAGAGCCCGCGCAGGACCTTGTTGCGCAAAGGCACGTGGTCGTCATCCGACAGCATCTTCCATTCCAGGCGGCCGATGCCGTCGGAGAAGCTGTTGGGATCGAAGCTGGGCATCGAAGCCATCGCGAGGATGTCGCCGTTGTGGCAGTCCATCACGACAACCGAGCCGGACTCGGTGCCGATGCGCCGTGCGGCATAGGACTGCAGGCCCGCATCGATGGTGAGCTTGACGGTGTCGCCGGGAATGTCGTCGCGTGTCTCGAGGTCGCGGATGATGCGTCCGCGCGCGGTGACTTCGGTGCGCCGGGCGCCCGGCTTGCCGCGCAGTTCCTTCTCGAACACCTTTTCCAGGCCGTCCTTGCCGACCTTGTAGCCCGGCGTCAGGAGCAGCGGATCACGGTCCTTCTCGTACTCCTCGGCAGAGGCAGCACCGACATAACCGATAAGGTGGCCTACGTTCACGCCGTCGGGGTAATAGCGCGAGTAACCACGCTGGGTAACGACGCCGGGCAGTTCGGGCAGGCGCACGCTGACGGCCGAGAAACGGTCGAGATCGAGTCCGCTTGCAACCTGTACCGGGGCAAAGCCGCGGGCGTCCTCAAGCTTGTCCTGCAGGTCCTGCCGCGCGACCGGGGTGAGGTCGAGAAGATCGCCGAGCATCGCGACGGTCTCGGCCTTGTCGTGCATGCGCTCGGGGATCACGTCGACGCGAAAGTCGGCGCGGTTGGAAGCAAGTGGGGTGCCATGCCGGTCGAGGATCCAGCCCCGGCGCGGCGCGATCAGCGAGAGGTTGACGCGGTTGCTCTCGGCCTCGAGCTGGTACTTCTCGTTCTCGAACACGGCGAGGTAGCCGAGGCGCGCGGCGAGAAGGCAAGCGACCCCGCCCTGGACCGAGCCGAGCACGACGGTGCGCCGGTCGAAGCTGTTGCGCAGGATGCCGTTGGAAATGTGGGGCTTGGGCTTGGCGCGGCGAAAGCGGAATTTCATCGGGTGATCCGCACCGCGGTCAGGCGCAGGCGGTCAAGAACGGCAACCAGGCGTCCGATGAGGGGGTAGGCGAAAATCGAGATCACGAGTTGAGGCACCACGACATGAATGGGGGCATTGGCGGCAACCAGGTTGGACAGGAGATAGCTGCCCAGAATGTAGAGGATGATGAGACTGGTGGCTACCAGCCATTCGGTGGCGAAATTGCGCCAGGGGAAGCGCTCTTCCAGGTTGTCGATGGCGATGGCCGCGAGCGACCATAGCAGCACCGCGGAACCGAAGGGTTGACCCGAAAACAGATCGTCAACGAGGCCGAGCGGCAGGCCCGCCCACAGCGGCAAGAGCCCCGGGCGCAACTGGCGCCAGGCAAGGAAGGTCAGGAACCCGAACGGGGGGAACATCGGGGCCGAGGCGATCACGAACCAGGTCGGAACGATCGTGGCCAGCACCACCGACAGCCAGGGCACGACCTGGGCCAGGATCGGGGAGGGGGCCCGGTTGATCCGCGGACGCGGCCCATCGTCGCGGCGCGTCGTGGGGCCTTCGAGCACTAGGGCTTCTCCGCAGGGGCTTCGACCGGCGGTGCCTCCGGGGCCCAGGCCCTTTCGACGAGCACGTAGTCGGCATCGGTCGGGTTGCTGATCACGCGGGCAATGGCGCCGTCGCGCAGGATTTCGGTGAGGACCGCCATCGGCGTGCCGGGGCGGTAAAGGCCGCCAGCGCCCGAGGAGACGATGACATCGCCCTTCTTGAGCGGATTGATGCCCAGGTTCACGAGGCGAACCCGCAAGGTGCCATCACCCTGGCCCTGTGCGAAGCCGGCGACGCCGTCCTTGGTGCGGCGGATCGGAACCAGGCTCTCGGTGTCGGTAATGAGGAGGACCCGCGCGCTGGTCTGGCCCACTTCGAGGACGCGGCCGATGAGCCCGCGCGCAGAGCGAACCGGCATGCCCTTTTCCAGGCCCTTGTTGCGTCCCACGCCCAGCGTTGCAAAGCGGCGCGTGCTCGACGGCGTCGACGCGGTCAGGGTGGCGACCGCAACCACGTCCTTGCGCGTGCGGGTGAGCTTGAGCATGTCCTTGAGGCGCGCGTTCTCGGCCTCGATGGCTTCAGCCTCGACCAGGCGCGACTTCGCGATCGCGAGCTCCTTTTCGAGCTTCGCGTGGCGGCTTCCCATCTTGAAGAAGCCGGTAACGCTGTTCAGCACGTTGTCGCCGAAGCTGCGCCCCTTTGCGGTCGCTTCGGCGGCCGGGTCGGTCGCGTCGGCGGCAATCGCGCGCAAGCTCTGGAAACTGCTGGGATTGACGGCCGAGATCACGATCAGGACAAGCCCGATGACCACGCCCACCACGCCCGCAGTATGGCTGATAAACGAAGAAAATTGCGCTCTGCGGGAATATCCGGAGCGCTTGCTTGCCGGCGGCGCCATGCGCCCTGCACTCCAAGTCGAGCCGGACCTCTCCCCCGAGGGGAGGGGCTCCGGGTATTGCATCAATCAACGGGCGAGGAGCGCGCGGTGCGCTCTTCGCCTCGGCGGTGGATCAGGCGGACATCAGCACGCCCTGGTACACGGAATCTTCCATCGCACGGCCGGTGCCGAGCGCGACGCAGGACAACGGATCTTCGGCGACGCTGACGGGAAGGCCGGTTTCCTCGCGCAGATAGTCGTCGAGGCCGCGAATGAGCGCGCCGCCGCCGGTCAGGACGATGCCCTGGTCGACAATGTCGGCGGCGAGTTCGGGCGCGGTGTTTTCCAGCGCGATGCGCACGCCTTCGATGATCGCCCCGATGGGCTCGGCCAGCGCTTCGGCGACATTGGCCTGCGTGATCGAGATCTCCTTGGGCACGCCGTTCACGAGGTCGCGGCCCTTGATGTGGATCGTCTCACCTGCGCCATCTTCGGGCATGACGGCAATGCCGTAGTCCTTCTTGATGCGCTCTGCCGTGGCATCTCCGATGAGGAGGTTGTGGTGGCGGCGCACGTAGGAGACGATCGCCTCGTCCATCTTGTCGCCGCCCACCCGCACCGAGGTGGTGTAGGCAAGGCCGCGCAGCGAAAGCACGGCGACCTCGGTGGTGCCGCCGCCGATGTCGACGACCATCGAACCGACCGGTTCGGTGACAGGCATGTCGGCGCCGATTGCCGCAGCCATCGGCTCCAGGATCAGGAAGACTTCGCGCGCGCCGGCGTTGCTGGCGGCGTCGCGGATGGCGCGGCGCTCGACCGAGGTCGAGCCCGAGGGCACGCAGATCACGATCTTGGGGTAGCGGAAGAGATTGGACTTGCCGTGCACCTTGCGGATGAAGTGCTTGATCATCTCTTCGGCGATCTCGATGTCCGCGATGACGCCGTCACGAAGCGGGCGGATGGCCTCGATGTTGTCGGGCGTCTTGCCCATCATCAGCTTGGCGTCGTCGCCGACCGCCTTCACCTTCTTCACGCCGTTCATGGTCTCGATCGCGACGACCGAGGGCTCGTTCAGAACGATGCCGCGGTCCTGCACGTAAACGAGCGTGTTCGCGGTACCCAGGTCGATCGCCATGTCCTGAGAGCCGAGTTTGAAGAATCGCGAGAAGGGGCCAGCCATCTATTATCCGTATGATTTCCAGTCGCGAGGCGTTGCGCGAAGCGTGCCTGCGAAAGTCTGTTTTGCAAGAGAGAGGCTCCCTTAAACCATCGATTCGCGAAAGGCCAAAAATTTGTGTCGATTTCCGGTGGGTTTCCTCCGGTATCCGTCTCGAAATCGCGGCGCTTCGTCGTTAGTTTCAAGGGCTAGGGGTGTGCTTGCCGGCACATGCTCTGATTATGCGCCTGCAGGTGCCGTAAATTCTCCGCAAATTCAGGAATTCCATGCCCACGATTCGCCGTTTGCCCGAACATCTCGTCAACCGCATCGCTGCCGGTGAGGTTGTCGAGCGCCCGGCCTCGGCGCTCAAGGAGCTGGTGGAAAACGCGGTGGACGCGGGCGCCACGCAGATCACCGTGCGCATCGCCTCGGGTGGCTTGGACCTCATCGAGGTCACCGACGATGGCTGCGGCATGCGCCCCGACGAAATGGCCCTCGCGCTCGAGCGTCACGCAACCTCGAAACTTCCCGACGAACATATCGAGATGGTCTCGACATTGGGCTTCCGCGGCGAGGCGCTGCCTTCGATCGGCTCGGTTGCGCGCCTCACGATCGAGAGCCGCCCGCGCGGCGCGGACGAGGGCTGGAAGCGGGTGACCGACCATGGCGTGGTGAGCGAGGATGGTCCGGCGGCCCTGCCGCCCGGAACCCGCATCCGGGTCGAGGACCTGTTCGGCAAGGTGCCCGCGCGCCGCAAGTTCCTGCGCACGCCGCGCTCCGAATACGCCGCGTGCCAGGACGTGGTGCGCCGTCTTGCGATGGCCCGGCCGGACATCGGTTTCGTCCTCGAACACGACGGGCGCCGCGTCATCGCGGTCCAACCCGATGAAGAACTGGCTTCACGTGTCGCTCGACTTGTGGCGCGCGAACTCGCCGAGGATGGCGTCCTCATCGATTCCGAGCGGGGCAACGCCCACCTGACGGGCGTTGCAGGCTTGCCGACCTACAACCGCGGTGTCGCCGATCACCAGTACCTTTTCGTCAACGGCCGTCCGGTCAAGGATCGCCTCCTGACAGGTGCCGTGCGCGGGGCTTATGCCGACATGCTGGCGCGTGATCGGCATGCGGTGCTCGCCCTTTTCCTCTCGATCCCGCCCGAAGAGGTCGACGTCAACGTCCATCCGGCGAAGACCGAAGTTCGCTTCCGGGACCCGGCCTTCATCCGCGGTTTCCTGGTCGGCGCGCTGCGTCACGCGCTGGAAGCGGCCGGACAGAAAAGCGCGCAGCCACCCTCGGCGAACGCCATGGGCAACTGGCAGGTCGAGCCCGCAGCGCCAGCTCGCAGCGCAGAGCCCGCGCCCTCGATCGGCTCGCTCTTTGCACGCGAATACGCTCCCCAGCGCACCTCCTTCCCGAGTGGCGGCGGGTCAGGGCGCGTGGCCGAAGGCGCCGCCGCCTGGCGTGCCTACGAGGCCGACGTCATGGCGCAGCCTTCGGGCCGGGCCGAAGCTCTTTCCGAAGAGCCCGACGCGGCGGAGGAAGAGGCGCTGCGCTATCCCCTGGGTGTGGCGCGCGGCCAGATTTCGAACACCTACATCGTGGCCGAGGCCGAAGATGGCCTCGTCATCGTGGACCAGCACGCCGCGCACGAACGCCTGGTGCTCGAACGCCTCAAAGCGGCGGGCGCGGAAGAGGCGATGAACCACAGCCAGGCGCTCCTCCTTCCCGAGGTGGTCGAACTGGAGGAAGTCGCGTGCGATGCGCTGGAGGAGAAACTGGAGGATCTCGCGCGCTTCGGCCTCGTGCTTGAACGCTTCGGGCCCGGCGCGATGCTGGTGCGTGCAATCCCCTCTGTCCTGCGCAAGTCGAGCGCGGAGGCGCTGGTGCGCGATGTGGCCGACGATCTGGCCAAGAACGGCGATGCCTTGCTCCTGGGCGAGCGGCTCGATCTCGTGCTGGCGACGATGGCCTGCCATGGCTCGGTCCGGGCCGGTCGCACGCTTTCGGTGGCCGAGATGAACGCGCTGCTGCGTGAAATGGAGCACACGCCGCGCTCGGGGCAATGCAACCATGGACGCCCTACGTGGGTTAAGCTGGCTCACGCAGATATCGAGAAACTGTTCGGGCGAAAGTGATGCACGCAAGATGGATGGGGCTGGCGCTGGTTGCGGCGCTGGCCGGCTGTGGCTCCGAGGATACCGTGGCCGAAAGGAAGGCCGATGCGGCGAAGGACGTCGCCATGGTCAAGCGGATGAGCAAGGCTCCGTTCGAGCCGATCATCCCGCAGCCCATCGCCGATGTGGACATGGAGCGCTATGGCCTGTCGCATCGCGGCTGCCGCTTCACGGCCAAGGGCGATGAGAACCCGATCTTCGTCGCAGGTCCGGACGAGGGCTTCATGATCGTGCCGCCCGACCTTGACCGCTATGCCGCGCGCACGACCAGTGCCGAGCTGCCGGGCGGCGCGCATTCGACGTACACGGGCCTTGAAAACTGGTTGGATATCATCCGCTTGCCCGACGATGAGACGGGAGGGGATGCCGTCAACTGGCCCGCGCGCATCATGCTCCACGATGCGCAGGAGCGGGTCGCCTTCATGGCCGACGGCATGATGGATTGCACGCCGCCGGACACCGACTAGCGTCGCGTTACAGGGTGGTGGT is drawn from Novosphingobium decolorationis and contains these coding sequences:
- the mutL gene encoding DNA mismatch repair endonuclease MutL — encoded protein: MPTIRRLPEHLVNRIAAGEVVERPASALKELVENAVDAGATQITVRIASGGLDLIEVTDDGCGMRPDEMALALERHATSKLPDEHIEMVSTLGFRGEALPSIGSVARLTIESRPRGADEGWKRVTDHGVVSEDGPAALPPGTRIRVEDLFGKVPARRKFLRTPRSEYAACQDVVRRLAMARPDIGFVLEHDGRRVIAVQPDEELASRVARLVARELAEDGVLIDSERGNAHLTGVAGLPTYNRGVADHQYLFVNGRPVKDRLLTGAVRGAYADMLARDRHAVLALFLSIPPEEVDVNVHPAKTEVRFRDPAFIRGFLVGALRHALEAAGQKSAQPPSANAMGNWQVEPAAPARSAEPAPSIGSLFAREYAPQRTSFPSGGGSGRVAEGAAAWRAYEADVMAQPSGRAEALSEEPDAAEEEALRYPLGVARGQISNTYIVAEAEDGLVIVDQHAAHERLVLERLKAAGAEEAMNHSQALLLPEVVELEEVACDALEEKLEDLARFGLVLERFGPGAMLVRAIPSVLRKSSAEALVRDVADDLAKNGDALLLGERLDLVLATMACHGSVRAGRTLSVAEMNALLREMEHTPRSGQCNHGRPTWVKLAHADIEKLFGRK